The Ralstonia pickettii DTP0602 genome segment GCGCGCCAGCACCGGGATCGGCTTGTTGCGGTAGGCGCCGTCCTGGCCGTGCGCGAGCGGCGGCACGGCTTCGTACTTGGGGTCGAAGCGGTCGCGCGACACGCACCAGCGATCGCCGGTGCGGCTGGTGATCAGCGCGTCGCCCGGCCGGTAGCGGTTGGGGCCTTCGCGGCTGATCAGCTCGCCGGCTTCGGAGGCGAACACCACGTCGACGACTTCATGCTTGAGGTAGAAGGCGGCTTCGGGATCGCTGCGCAGGTCGATATCGGTCAGCATCGTCATGTGGCCCTCAACCCAGCGCCCGCGGCGCGAAAGCGTGGTTCAGCGGACCGTTCCCGCTGCCCAGCCGCAGCCCGGCGCCGGCCGCGATAGCCTGCGCCACGTAGTCCAGCGCCTTGCCGGCCGCCACTTCCAGCGCATCGCCGCGCGCCAGCTGCGACGCGATCGCCGCCGCGAGCGTGCAGCCGGTGCCATGCAGGTTGCGGGTATCGATGCGTGGATGCGTGAACACGCGCACCGTGCCGTCCTTCAGCATCAACAAGTCGTCCAGCCCGCCGGCACCGCTGGCCGGGCCATCGTCTTCCAGATGGCCGCCCTTGAGCAGCACGGCGGGGCAGCCCATCGCGATCAGGTCGGCGGCAGCCTGCTCCATCTCGGCGCGGCGGGTGATCTTGCGGCCCAGCAGGTAGGAGGCCTCGGGCAGGTTGGGCGTGACCAGCAACGCGCGCGGGAACAGCAGCCGCACCATCGCCTGCGTGGTGGCGTCGTCCGACAGCGTCGCGCCCGAGGTCGAGATCATCACCGGATCCACCACCAGCTTGCGGATGCCATGCCGGTCCGCCGCCGCGGCCACGGCCTCGACGATGGCGGCGGTGCCGAGCATGCCGGTCTTGGCCGCGTCGACGCCGATATCGCTGGCCACCGCGTCGATCTGCGCGGCCACCATGTCGGCCGGAATGGCGTGCACGCCGGTCACGCCCAGCGTGTTCTGCGCGGTGATCGCGGTGATGGCGCTCATGCCGAAGCAGCCCAGCGCGGAAAAGGTCTTCAGGTCGGCCTGGATGCCGGCGCCGCCGCCGGAGTCGGAACCGGCGATGGTCAGGGTGCGGGGTGGCGTTGAGATCATCTGGGAAGGGAATCGGGGAGCCGGCGCAGGCGCGCAGGCAAATCGCCGGTGCGCAAGGCAGCCGGGCACGCTACAATACCGCCACTCCGAGGAGCGTTGCAACGGATGGGGCCAGGGCAGAGCACATTGCCCGGCCGGCGGGAAAGCCGCCCCATGCCATCCGCCAGGCTCGGACTGTCTTCAACGGCGCTCGCTGATCCGTGGTTTCGCACGGAGGCGAGTCGACCTATCCGCCCGCCATGCATGCTTTTTGTCATGCAATTGGCGCGGCCCATCTCCCGTACTCGTCACCTGCGTGCCACTCTTCACCGGAGTGAAACATGAACGCTGTGACCGACCTGAAGCAAGACTACATCGTCGCCGATATCGGCCTGGCCGCCTGGGGCCACAAGGAAATCGCCATTGCCGAGACCGAAATGCCCGGCCTGATGGCGATCCGCGATGAATTCGCCGCCGCGCAGCCGCTCAAGGGCGCACGCATCGCCGGCTCGCTGCACATGACGATCCAGACCGCGGTGCTGATCGATACGCT includes the following:
- a CDS encoding phosphomethylpyrimidine kinase (K00941: thiD; hydroxymethylpyrimidine/phosphomethylpyrimidine kinase [EC:2.7.1.49 2.7.4.7]), producing the protein MPGCLAHRRFACAPAPAPRFPSQMISTPPRTLTIAGSDSGGGAGIQADLKTFSALGCFGMSAITAITAQNTLGVTGVHAIPADMVAAQIDAVASDIGVDAAKTGMLGTAAIVEAVAAAADRHGIRKLVVDPVMISTSGATLSDDATTQAMVRLLFPRALLVTPNLPEASYLLGRKITRRAEMEQAAADLIAMGCPAVLLKGGHLEDDGPASGAGGLDDLLMLKDGTVRVFTHPRIDTRNLHGTGCTLAAAIASQLARGDALEVAAGKALDYVAQAIAAGAGLRLGSGNGPLNHAFAPRALG